Genomic window (Henningerozyma blattae CBS 6284 chromosome 10, complete genome):
TACTgtagaagaagatgaaaatgattacgaaattaataacaatttggaagtaaataatgaaaacaGTAATAATACGGCGGAGAGTCCAAATAGCGATTCGAATAgtaagaagaaaaaattgaaatcagATGGAGTTGGAAATTCCGATTTGTTAATGCCATCGTTATTAGGAATGGATGATAACTTACCATCTGGTACTTCCATTCATTTTTAAGATAACTTTCTAAATCCCTAATCTGCTAGATAAGAATTATAGATATCTcatagaattatttaattcatttcgTATAACAAgtatttaatgattttttaaaatttctcaTATTCCATTACTAAATTGggttaaatatataaaaattattttaaggTTAATAACTAATTAAACATTCTTTAAACAACTCCGAAAAATCTCTTTGCTTAAATTACAGACTGCTAATTATCTTCTTAAAACCCGAACACCCAGaaatagtttatttttcaaactcaaactattttatatttgttttttgtaTGCGGCCGAACTGAAATTTCTTTCGAAGgggaaaataatagaatacACCCTTGCAGAAGACCAAAAATTTAGGCAGCAACTAGGAAGAAACGAGAAGTTGTTTAGTGGAAAAGAAGATTCACCTTAGAGAGAGAGGAATGTAGTCTGAACAAGGACTGTCTCGCTGGATAAGGTTCTAAACAGAACTCTCTGTCTAAACTGCTACTGCCTAGAGACGACTAATCTGAAACTCCAGAAGGAAATAGGTGAATACTGGAAATGGATGACGATTGTAATGAGCTCGGATAGTTTGAGATTGCCAAAGTGTATAGAAAAATACTTATACAAGAGGGTGGgtgtttgaaaaaattgattaaaatAGTGTTAACTAACCAAAACATCAAGAAACAATGGGTATGTCAATAGCATGATGATAAATGACAAATAACAGAGATTATGAATTGATAATGTATCATTGAAGAAAAGTTGaggaaaaattaaaaattaaaattgagATGATTCAGATTGATCatattgaattagaattaatcCAACTAGCTAGGAGAATATAAAGATGATATTTGCTTTTATCAACTATTTCAAAGATTCATAATATTGTAGATGTCaaaatttgattatttgtattaaagaaattttttttactaacaATAAACCATTacttgaatatttattaatatttatttatgcGTTTGAATTCTTATTACAGGTAGAGTTATTCGTAACCAAAGAAAGGGTGCTGGTTCTATTTTCACTTCCCACACCAGATTGAGACAAGGTGCTGCCAAGTTGAGATCTTTGGATTATGCTGAAAGACACGGTTACATTCGTGGTGTTGTCAAGCAAATCATCCACGATGCTGGTAGAGGTGCTCCATTAGCTAAGGTTGTTTTCCGTGACCCATACAAGTACAAGTTACGTGAAGAAATCTTCATTGCTAACGAAGGTATGCACACTGGTCAATTCATTTACGCCGGTAAGAAGGCTTCTTTGAATGTCGGTAACGTCTTACCATTAGGTTCTGTCCCAGAAGGTACTATTGTCTCCAACGTCGAAGAAAGACCAGGTGACAGAGGTGCTTTAGCCAGAGCTTCTGGTAACTAcgttattgttattggtCACAACCCAGACGAAAACAAGACCAGAGTTAGATTACCATCTGGTGCTAAGAAGATTATCTCTTCTGATGCCAGAGGTGTCATTGGTGTTATTGCCGGTGGTGGTAGAGTTGACAAACCATTATTAAAGGCTGGTCGTGCTTTCCACAAGTACAAGGTTAAGAGAAACTCTTGGCCAAAGACCCGTGGTGTTGCCATGAACCCAGTTGACCATCCTCATGGTGGTGGTAACCATCAACATATTGGTAAGGCCTCTACTATCTCTAGAGGTGCTGTTGCTGGTCAAAAGGCTGGTTTGATTGCCGCCAGAAGAACTGGTTTACTACGTGGTTCTCAAAAGACTCAAGATTAGAGTATTATATAacatttttcttctttgttctctattttattcatatcttaatatcattataaCTACAATACTATAACATATAATTTCTCTTTTGTATCTAGATGGTTGCTATTCTAACACAGTAAAATTTAACTCATTGTGCACTTCTCAAAAACTAATGAgtaaaaagtatttaaaagtataaaaaaagtaagTAAGTATGATCAGTCAATACTCTTCCTATTGAAGGCgaatatattaatgaaCTATAATATTTAGATTATAACATCCATAAAGAATCAATATTAGTAAATctcataatttttttctcattaAATGATCCATATGCTCAGCTAACACTCTTGCTTTTTCTCTTACTAGCAAACTATCATCAAACTCCTTACTTTTAACTAGATCGTAAAATCCTAAATCAACTAATTTTTGACATCTTTCAATAATAGCAGTATTCGTTTCTGCAGGTACCCCATCAACTGTATCATTACCATGAACAAATTCATCATATTCTTTGGTATATCCTCTAAGCTCACTCTCATCATCAACTATATGGATATTTGTGCCtgattcattaaaattagagGCTGCGTTGGGTGTGATGCTTCTACTAGCACGTGAATAACTAACATGTCTCGAATCTAAGCTATATCCCTTGTCATTATCAACATCTTTGATACCGAAGTTTGAGTTAGGGTCCAATGTATATTGAGCATAAAGTGAGAGTGTAGAATCCCATAATAAGTTGCTTAATGCCCAAATACTAactaatttcaataaactGTTATTTCcatatttagaatttttagtATCAATATCCTCAGTTAAAATTTccttaataatttctagtATTTCATCTTGTTCAAATACCATTTGCTTTTTCCTTTCATTAACCGCAGCGATATTGACAATCACATACAAAATGGCTTCTAAAATCTTTTCTTCAACAGGTACTAAAGCATTTAACAATCTTAGTTTTTTAGCTAAGAagtcaaataaatatgtaGAGTTGGCCGGTAATGTCTTTGCATCATGGAATGAATCATTTTCAGCTACtcgaaaattttttaatagcATGTTGacaatttttcttgaattacaagttaaatttcttaataGTTCAAAGCATTGCACTTGAACATCCCAGGATGGGTCATTAATAAACTCTAAAATTATAGATAATGGTATCTTTTTCAACAGctctaatttttcaacaatttgACAGTTATACATCAAGTGACGCAAAACCCAAAGAGAGTTGGTTCTGATAATAGTTTTCGTCTCCTCGCTAAATAATGGATCAAATGCAATACTTTGTTGTTGTACCGATTTAAATTTaggattttttaaaatttcaccAACCATTTCTTCGACCCCTGATTCTAATAGTTGACATTGAAGACTTGAAAACTCCATAACAAAATTGCAAATACAACCCAACGCTGCTCCCATAATTTTAATCTCACCTTCTAGGAAAGTTTTACCTGCAAAATCACAAGTATCGATAACCTGGTATGTCAGTTTAACAATCAAATATATCTGTTCCGCAAAccttttcttctttaaataagCTCTTAAGGTAGTAACACTTCTTGAAAAagcttttaataatattagcCAACAGAAAGTGAATTCAGAGTCATAAATCGGCGGTAAGGTAATACCTTTATTTGAAACTAAGTCTCTTAGTTGATCTTCATTACTTAgaaaatcttttaaaatatccaAATGATTATCTAATGAATTCTCTAAAtggtttaaaaaattatcgTTTTTCAAGAAGAAAGTTCTATATGCCTCATCATGATAAGAAATTAGTGAACttaatctaataaatttagtAATCGTTTTTAAGGTATCATTGGTCTGATAAGGCAGAGAGAGACATTGAGAAAATAATGACAGTAAGCTTTGAATGATGTTTGTATTTGttagaaatttcaaaatggGATTATTTCTAGTATGCGAAACATTATATGCTTCCAGTAGAGAATTTATTGTATCAAATGGATCAAACCACCACGGTAAATCTTGATATTCAAAACATTTAAACAATTCAGGTAAAAATTGTCTTaatcttctaatattttttctcaCTTTAACGCTTAAAAGGTAAGGCTgtagaataaaatttagCAGAGAACATTTAAATGCTGTACTTGAACTTCTTAACAAAGAcgataaaaatatattaaaatgaaaattattccAAAGACTCTTAAAATCATCTCTGTACTCCGTTACCATTGAATATAAAGCTAAAGCATTTGTCATTAGGCTAACATCAATATTGTCAGAAATGCATAAGCTATTTGGTACTAAAACTGATGAATCAGTTACATTCTTATTAGCTAGACAATCATATATTACGAACTGTTTTCTTATGCTTTGGCCTGAGGGGTATTTGGTCtcatatttaaaatcaatgtcatacatatatttttcgGCTATTGTTAACAGTAGCCTCTGTAAATAAAACGTGAGATTTAAATCTAACTTTAATATTGGATTTGTTTTGTGATTTAAGGTATAATATTCGTTATAGTTCTCAGAAGATTTAGCTGGGGAATTTTGCTTGATtaatagaataaatatatataataattcagaaataattttcaaacttTGATAATCGGAACCAGttttatcttcaatattaataataattagagattttaataatatattgagGTTTTGGATGTAAGGACATTTAACAGATTTGCAATTATTAGTACAAAGACGTAGCAAAGTaacaaatttcaatataacTGGGATATTATTGATTAAATAGTTTTGGTCCTTAACAAGAAATGTCAAAAATGAAGTATCATTATATATTCGACTGATAAAATTTGTATAAATTGGGCCTAATTCTTCTTGAACTGTGTCGTCTAAATTAACTAGTAAATAAAGTATATCCAATTTTAAACTAATATCTGGTACAAGTTCtggttttaaattttcttgtCGATTAGTAAGTTGATTTCTATTCAAAACAAATACTTGGTTCAATAATGACTGTTTCTCGGATCGTAGTAATAACCCTAGCTTAGCTTCTTGATCCCCCACTATCGCATAACTGAGCTCTTCTAACTCGTTAACTATTGGCTTTgtcataatttttttagttataATTTGGATGGATATAATTGCTGATTCAAATGTTTTGTGTGtaatgtattattttttatgcCTGTtataattggaaaaatctctaatgaaaaaaatgtgaaatgaaaaatcaaCGGTGATGATAGTTTTAAAAGCTTAAAATTGTCTAAAACAGTATTATTACACGAGAAGTGTTTggaatatttgtttttagaaaaatgaTTTGCATTCGTACTTATCAGTTGAAAGCCCACTTTTACCACTTTTGCAAATTTGACAAATTCATGAATCCTAGAGACAACCcttaatttcttatttccTTTAATGTAGCTTCTGGAAAACTGCGTCTTATCGTGAACACCAACAAGGCATAGTCTCCCGTGAACggtaaaataaaagaaagtGATAATCAACCTTATTATATGAGAGGGTTATATTAACGAAGGAAATTAATCTTCACTATAAACTTGAAATTTCTCCAGTTTCTATAAACATTTTTTGTCTGAAACACAATTTGACTGTGATAGCGCCGTTTGTGGACTATTTAGTTAAGAAACCAATGGGGAGTAGgatatatctttttcaaaacttCATTCTATCCAATCTTAAAACGTAGACAACTGAAATAAAGAccatatattaaatttataaaagtatctattaatttacaatagatctactatatatattataaaactCTCCAAAAATGCCTAATGTCAAACCTATTCACTATGATCCAGAGACCGTTAAGCAATTAAGAAAAGAGGTAAGTTAACTTTAgtaaattttctaatattatatactctttttttactaaccttttttaatgtttttaatacaattttttttttataggTTATCATGGCTTCTTGTATAGGGGCTGCACAAGGGGCATTATTCGGTATTACTTCTgggtttttattaaaaagatataataaGTTATATAGAAACGCAAGATTCCAAGTTCATGTCCTTTATCAATGCTTTTGTGTAGCTTATACAGGTGCATTTAAAGGTGATAAACAGTTAATAAGCTTCCAAGAAAGGTATTTCCAACAGGAAAatgaaaagagaaaattGTTAATCAATAAAGCTGCAGATCAAGGCATATTTTTAGAAGATGATGCAACCATTATGAGTACTATTGATACCTAGGTTTGGTGTCTTATTgatgctttttttttaatattttaaatgtgaaaaatttatgaCCTTCTTCTtacataaatatttatacattGAAAGTAAAAACGTTTACAGAAATGCGCATTGCTAAATGtgtatatttgaatatatattatttctataaaatattaaaggctaataatttaatccTTTGTTCAAGATGACAAACATAAatgtttaaataaaaaacgaacttgaatatcaaattatatttataaaggTCTATAAAGATtacaatttaataattgaaatcatatcattattacGGTCTAAATCATTGGAATATGGATATGTTGTTACTTACCATAGGAGCCACGTTAACAGATCAAGAAATAGGTCTAATATATGCCTAATGTCTTTTAAGCCTCTAACAATGACTCTTAGTATAGTAAAAAACacaactaataaaaattctaagcatctatataatattttactcATCCTTTGGGcatgaatattttttaatgattcatatttttctgcattttcttggaataactttaattttagaGTCAATGTAGTGTTAATATCTGTCATAATTCTATCAGTAGTAGATATTAGTGTTTGCACTCTTACAGAGTAATCATTGAGCCATCTAGAGTTCCAATTATCAGCATCCGATATGACAGTATCTAATCTTGAATTGTATTTGTCAAGAACCTGTGAAGTATCGGAGAACAATCCTGCCGCATCATTTTGAACCGGTTCAGAAACtcttttattcaattctttcCTTTTAATACTGTGAAATATCTCTCTCCTATGCTGCATCAAATGAACTGTACCCATGACATATCTTGCTTCTTTCCAATCTTCTTGCAACTGCATATCTAAATCATAAGATGGTACAAAGCTGGTAAaagttttctttttataattaaactCCAGCCCTGAATTTTCTTCGTCATCATCAAAATGAACACTATCATCtgtttcttcatcttcagaATAGTAACCGCTCTTAggattattaatatcatcatcatgATCATAATGGCGAGGGCTGTGCAATTTCGTATTCGATGTATATTCGGTAGTAAGttttgaattatcattaatagtGTTATCCATTGTTGAACTTAAACGAATTTGCGAAGGCTGGTAAGAAGCCTTTGTTGAAAAATCATTTGAGTTTGAATTCCCACTAAAAAACGAAgtatttatattcaatGCATTTGGATGACGAATCTTAGCACGTAACCGTGATAAATGAGGCTgatcatttattttttctgaacttgataattttcttaCTACTTTATTACGTTTACTGGTTTTGTTTTCAGGAACTATTGATAGCGATGATccagatgaagaattatgaTGAGAATTATGATGTGAATTAGTAACTACATCCTCTGGTGCCAAATAGGTATGAGTAGAATGTGAGAAAGATTGTTTCTTCATTGAGGAGCTTTTTCGCCTGTTGTTTTTATGCTTACTTCCCAAATCCTGGGTTTCAATACTATCATTTGAAACGTACTGCATATTAAATGCTTCACctaaattagaattagagTTCGAAGAAAGTTTATAAAACCCAACCTTTTTAGATGATTTTGATGAAGCAGAGCGTGATTTAAGTCCCATAATGTTTGTAGAACCTTGATTTTTATTCCAAGGGCTTCTTGATAtcaatttttccaatttattCTTTGGTGAATGCTGCTCCAAAGGAGCATCTTTAACGTTCACATCCAACAAAACTGAAGTATCATGATCTGGAATAGTTAATCGATTTTGGTTAGTGTcattatctttttcattattagctttactatttgaatttttggTAGAAACagtttcaatattatttgtagttGAGTGAGTGGCTGTGCTTGCATTCAGGACAATTTTCGAATTAGTAGTGTCAGAATTATTTATCGGCATTGAAGCATTGGAAGTTGGAGAATCCGAATAAGTTTTTTGAGAATTTCTAGATTGTGTTTTGGTTGCAAAAGATCCAAGTAGACTCAAATGCTGCATCGATTCTGTATAATTGCTAGAGACACTCTTCCCAACGGGATTTGTAGAACCACTTCCTGCAGGGACAGATAAAGCATTAGCTTTATTGATagttgaaatttcaaatttttgaGGAGTAACAATAGCAGGTAATTGAATAAGCTTTGGTGAAGTACTGACTTCTTTTACGCTATTCATTTTGGTAGTTACATATTTAggtaatatattttgtgTAGTTATGGTATAATTTTTCGATATATCTTTACTCACAATTGTAGTTGTATTTGCAAATATGTCTGCGCTTAGACTTGGATTTGATGATGGACTTAAATATATGTTTGCATTTGAGCTTGATATGATATTGGATGCTCTAGGTGGAGTACCAGAGTCGCTCTTGGTCtttaaatatgataatgaagaGTATTTCTTATAATTCttagatattaaatttgcCGTTGCAGTAGCAGAAGGTTCTTCAAACCAATATTCGCCTCTGTGATCCACCAAATCATGCCAATGAGATGATCTCCATACCATATCACTAGATCTTTCAGGTAAATCAACAAACCATGGAGAAGTCTTTTCAGGGGTTTTTGagaattctttaattgcAATTACTGGAGTTTTTGGGATATATAACGTTCCTGGAactaattcattaaatttctttcttaattttctatttctaaTAACTTGTAATGGATTATAAACACCATCCAAATTCTCGTGAATAACTTCAATTCCGTCTAGCGAGATAGATTTGTGTAACAGATTATAATAGTGCTCCAAATAAATTCTTGTTCTTTCTGCATTGattcttgaaaatttaGACATTGGGGCTGTCAATGGTTTATGTGTTAAATTGTATTTTAAAGTACTATTAGTTATGGATTCCAATTCTAGTTGGTCGTGGCGTGAAAAAGTATCAGTAGATACACTTCTTCTATGCGTACTCGAACGTCTAGCTCTAGACAATAATGCAGGTTCCACACTttgacttttttttttaggaTTAGTTCCagcattatttttttgtgaTTTCTTGGTCTTTTtacttctatttttatcagACTTACAATTGTAAAAAtcagaatatttttttatatcatCAACAGAAGAAGGTGTTAAACTTGAAGAAAGATCATCTAAACTCTCCACAGAATCTCGTGAAGGCTTCTGTAATGTATTAAATTCCACATTTAAGTCATCCATTAAGCCATATTTACTATCCATCACTAATTTTGTAACCattttaattctattaatatCTGCTCGGGTTGCCTGGATATTATCACTCGAATTGGGGTAAGTGAcatcattaaaatttttaggATTGTTCtgattatttgtattataatgatgatgataatgatgcCGATGATTAAGATTACGTAGACGATGAGTTGTTTTCAAAGTAGTTAAACCTGTCTTAGTATCAACATCTTCTAAAAGAATTGTTTTTTCCACTGACATTAGATGTTATTgtatgtttttttaaatagaaaaaagTAGTTAGGTTTGTGGGTATGTATTTGTAGCTAAAATATGTATAGTTTTGCACTTGGTAATACGTCAAAgcataatattattaagagGTTtcgatttattaataaatatcttaTGGAATAACCAAGTCTAAGAGAAAGATCTAACAGgctttaataaataacaatattaatatatcaataatacataataaataataattcttattaataatttgaaatctcGAAATGatattgtatattattatttgaattacccaaaataaatgaaatagTAGTAATCACCATGCTCTTTATTTTCCAGATAGTTTCTGATCATTGCCTTTTCCGGCTCAATTCCGTTTCTTTTCTGAAACACGGGAATGCGCCTTGCCCtgagatatatataaacatGCCCTAAATGTCAATAACCCTAAAGTTAACTTTTGCCGGGTAATAATATCCCGGGGTTTCAGGATACAAATTCGAATTTGAGAATGTGCCACCAGTTAGGGATACGAACTCTATAATGAGGAAGCTTGACTTACTTTGGAAAATTAAGGTTTGTTGGAAGATTATAAATTCGAAAAAGATGAGATGCTAATATGATGTGAACAGAGATTAATATGAATCTGTCCGAAACCTTCTAACCGCCAATACCGGGGTGCAGCTTAAagatagaaaaaaaaacttttaataatgaactACTTTGTCATAGTAGGTCCAAAGGATAAATTCATCTACGAAACTTACCTAGGAAATTCTAAAGATACTGTTGGTGGAAGTGGGTTTCCACCACATATTAGAGATCTCCTTCCATTTATTCTTCATTCTTCATTAGACCTTGTGTATGCCAATAAATGGGGCAAGGATTCTGAAGGGTTGGACAATAGTAGATGCTACCTGGGGTTGCtagattttttctttggatTACCAATTACTGCATATGTCACATATAGTGGGATAATGTTTCTTATGTTACATTTcaataatcaaatattgaGAAAATTGGATACTGGCATAATTGATCCAACTTCGAATAGTAAAACTGCTAAACAGCTAGCTGCAATTGCACCTCGTGTGAAAAATGGATACGTTGAAGTATTTTATAGAGAAGTTCATGagttatatataaagaCATTAATGAACCCGTTTTATCATATGGGCGATCCAATTACGAGTCCACTTTTCTCACGTAAAGTTCATAGATTGTCAAAACGATACCTACATTAGACATAATAATTGTTATTACAGTTGGAACTAATCTACGTGCTCATCTCATAAAGtttaatattcatttcaTTCCATAGCCCAAAAATATACTACATATACATTTACAAATAGAAGTATCTAGCATTTTAACTCtctttcatttaatataGGAAGTgtatcaattattatttaccgttcaataacaatataattcttattctccaattaattcattcaTGCAACCATCTAATAGTTGCTCTACCATCTCATAATCTAgttcattttcttcttcatctttcGGTATTTGTGTTAATAaccatttttctttgatatTCCTTGAAAGGACTAGCAG
Coding sequences:
- the VID28 gene encoding glucose-induced degradation complex subunit VID28 (similar to Saccharomyces cerevisiae VID28 (YIL017C); ancestral locus Anc_7.184) — translated: MTKPIVNELEELSYAIVGDQEAKLGLLLRSEKQSLLNQVFVLNRNQLTNRQENLKPELVPDISLKLDILYLLVNLDDTVQEELGPIYTNFISRIYNDTSFLTFLVKDQNYLINNIPVILKFVTLLRLCTNNCKSVKCPYIQNLNILLKSLIIINIEDKTGSDYQSLKIISELLYIFILLIKQNSPAKSSENYNEYYTLNHKTNPILKLDLNLTFYLQRLLLTIAEKYMYDIDFKYETKYPSGQSIRKQFVIYDCLANKNVTDSSVLVPNSLCISDNIDVSLMTNALALYSMVTEYRDDFKSLWNNFHFNIFLSSLLRSSSTAFKCSLLNFILQPYLLSVKVRKNIRRLRQFLPELFKCFEYQDLPWWFDPFDTINSLLEAYNVSHTRNNPILKFLTNTNIIQSLLSLFSQCLSLPYQTNDTLKTITKFIRLSSLISYHDEAYRTFFLKNDNFLNHLENSLDNHLDILKDFLSNEDQLRDLVSNKGITLPPIYDSEFTFCWLILLKAFSRSVTTLRAYLKKKRFAEQIYLIVKLTYQVIDTCDFAGKTFLEGEIKIMGAALGCICNFVMEFSSLQCQLLESGVEEMVGEILKNPKFKSVQQQSIAFDPLFSEETKTIIRTNSLWVLRHLMYNCQIVEKLELLKKIPLSIILEFINDPSWDVQVQCFELLRNLTCNSRKIVNMLLKNFRVAENDSFHDAKTLPANSTYLFDFLAKKLRLLNALVPVEEKILEAILYVIVNIAAVNERKKQMVFEQDEILEIIKEILTEDIDTKNSKYGNNSLLKLVSIWALSNLLWDSTLSLYAQYTLDPNSNFGIKDVDNDKGYSLDSRHVSYSRASRSITPNAASNFNESGTNIHIVDDESELRGYTKEYDEFVHGNDTVDGVPAETNTAIIERCQKLVDLGFYDLVKSKEFDDSLLVREKARVLAEHMDHLMRKKL
- the RCF3 gene encoding Rcf3p (similar to Saccharomyces cerevisiae YBR255C-A; ancestral locus Anc_7.178), translated to MASCIGAAQGALFGITSGFLLKRYNKLYRNARFQVHVLYQCFCVAYTGAFKGDKQLISFQERYFQQENEKRKLLINKAADQGIFLEDDATIMSTIDT
- the TRS20 gene encoding TRAPP subunit TRS20 (similar to Saccharomyces cerevisiae TRS20 (YBR254C); ancestral locus Anc_7.176); translated protein: MNYFVIVGPKDKFIYETYLGNSKDTVGGSGFPPHIRDLLPFILHSSLDLVYANKWGKDSEGLDNSRCYLGLLDFFFGLPITAYVTYSGIMFLMLHFNNQILRKLDTGIIDPTSNSKTAKQLAAIAPRVKNGYVEVFYREVHELYIKTLMNPFYHMGDPITSPLFSRKVHRLSKRYLH
- the MTC4 gene encoding Mtc4p (similar to Saccharomyces cerevisiae YBR255W; ancestral locus Anc_7.177), whose amino-acid sequence is MSVEKTILLEDVDTKTGLTTLKTTHRLRNLNHRHHYHHHYNTNNQNNPKNFNDVTYPNSSDNIQATRADINRIKMVTKLVMDSKYGLMDDLNVEFNTLQKPSRDSVESLDDLSSSLTPSSVDDIKKYSDFYNCKSDKNRSKKTKKSQKNNAGTNPKKKSQSVEPALLSRARRSSTHRRSVSTDTFSRHDQLELESITNSTLKYNLTHKPLTAPMSKFSRINAERTRIYLEHYYNLLHKSISLDGIEVIHENLDGVYNPLQVIRNRKLRKKFNELVPGTLYIPKTPVIAIKEFSKTPEKTSPWFVDLPERSSDMVWRSSHWHDLVDHRGEYWFEEPSATATANLISKNYKKYSSLSYLKTKSDSGTPPRASNIISSSNANIYLSPSSNPSLSADIFANTTTIVSKDISKNYTITTQNILPKYVTTKMNSVKEVSTSPKLIQLPAIVTPQKFEISTINKANALSVPAGSGSTNPVGKSVSSNYTESMQHLSLLGSFATKTQSRNSQKTYSDSPTSNASMPINNSDTTNSKIVLNASTATHSTTNNIETVSTKNSNSKANNEKDNDTNQNRLTIPDHDTSVLLDVNVKDAPLEQHSPKNKLEKLISRSPWNKNQGSTNIMGLKSRSASSKSSKKVGFYKLSSNSNSNLGEAFNMQYVSNDSIETQDLGSKHKNNRRKSSSMKKQSFSHSTHTYLAPEDVVTNSHHNSHHNSSSGSSLSIVPENKTSKRNKVVRKLSSSEKINDQPHLSRLRAKIRHPNALNINTSFFSGNSNSNDFSTKASYQPSQIRLSSTMDNTINDNSKLTTEYTSNTKLHSPRHYDHDDDINNPKSGYYSEDEETDDSVHFDDDEENSGLEFNYKKKTFTSFVPSYDLDMQLQEDWKEARYVMGTVHLMQHRREIFHSIKRKELNKRVSEPVQNDAAGLFSDTSQVLDKYNSRLDTVISDADNWNSRWLNDYSVRVQTLISTTDRIMTDINTTLTLKLKLFQENAEKYESLKNIHAQRMSKILYRCLEFLLVVFFTILRVIVRGLKDIRHILDLFLDLLTWLLW
- the RPL2B gene encoding 60S ribosomal protein uL2 (similar to Saccharomyces cerevisiae RPL2A (YFR031C-A) and RPL2B (YIL018W); ancestral locus Anc_7.187), which codes for MGRVIRNQRKGAGSIFTSHTRLRQGAAKLRSLDYAERHGYIRGVVKQIIHDAGRGAPLAKVVFRDPYKYKLREEIFIANEGMHTGQFIYAGKKASLNVGNVLPLGSVPEGTIVSNVEERPGDRGALARASGNYVIVIGHNPDENKTRVRLPSGAKKIISSDARGVIGVIAGGGRVDKPLLKAGRAFHKYKVKRNSWPKTRGVAMNPVDHPHGGGNHQHIGKASTISRGAVAGQKAGLIAARRTGLLRGSQKTQD